From the genome of Prinia subflava isolate CZ2003 ecotype Zambia chromosome 12, Cam_Psub_1.2, whole genome shotgun sequence:
TGTACCCCCAATGCAATGTGCAGAGGCCATGGGGCAGACAGCAGCAATCCGTGAGGTGCCTCCACCACGCTCTCGCTGCAGTATTAAGTCCTCTGAGCTTTCCAGCAGCGTCACCAAGTCCACCATCATTACAGGCAGCATGGGCAGTGTCAGGttgggcaggcaggagggggtCAAGCAGGACATGGGCATGgcgtgctgtgctctgctggctACTCCACCACGTCACCATACCTGTTCCTCCTCACCAGTGTTGCAGCGCcgtccctgccctctgcactgGGGAGGTTTTCTGTAAAAAGAAAGTACAAGTTCCCTGGACCTCCAACTACCCTGGTGAAATTCACCCTGGTGAATTTGCCAAGGGTGGGCAAAGAACCACACCACAGAACCTTGGTGAAGCATGTAAAGACTCTTCAAGTTGGCCTAGTTTTGGGAGCTCAAGGTACATGGGGGAGAGAGCAGCGAGCAGCCATGAGAATTGTCCAGCAGCACCTGTCTTGATGCCCCTCCAGTTCTGCCCACCCTACTGAGCAGTAAATCCTTCCACATCTCAGTTACTCTCTCCATCCCTtaccttctccttcctcttccagcaAATCAGCCTTTTGTGCTGGCTGTCATGAATATGCAAAGCAGGcaaggcaggaggcagcagcaagtACACCCAGCCCACAtcaccagccctgctcaggaacCCACTGTGCCGGGTGCACAGAGACAGGGGAGGCGTGGAACCAGGTAAGGTGCTCCACCCACTATGggtgctcctgctcccaccccttGGCTGCAGGGTGTGCAACTTATATAATGAGATTTTGACAATGACACAGTCACCAGCTTAATTACAAGACAGGAACAGCAAAGTAATTATTGCAGCACGGAAGAACCAGGCACCACAAGCTCAGGGAAAGCAGTAGGAAGATATGACTGTACCTGTGGGCTGAGACACCCCACCAATCACGGCGAGCTCCTGTGGGGACCTGCCTGTCTCCAGGTAAATCCAGAAGTTGGAACATTTCTGTGTCTCAGCTCTGGTTACCACGTAGCTTCCGAGGGACCCTGCAGCTGGAGCGGCCGAGGTGCTCCTGTGagtgccagcagcaccttggtggggacagcacctgctgccGCGAACACTCCTGAGCCCTGGaggccagggcacagggaggtggcTGGAGCCAGAGGGGAGGCCCCATAACAATGGCAAACACCCCTCTGTGCCGCTCGGGTCGGGCACTtaccagcagccagcagcaggctcCACTGCGGGCCGTACGGCAGCGCCTGCCGCACCAGCTTCTGCACTGCGAAGGCGGCCCCGCTGCCTGCCGAGACAGGGGCCAGGGTTACCACACACGGCCAGGACGTCTCCGCTGCCCCTGGGGAGCGGCCAAGGACAGCTCGGGGGGTGTCGGGGTGACTGGACCAGCTCGTACCTGCCAAGAAGCTGCCGATACCCTTCATGAAAGCGTGAGACTGGCAGGCCGCGTATTGCTGCAGCGCCTGCGGGGACAAGTCAGCGCGGGGGCCGGAAGCCCACCCGGCCCCCtgagccccgagccccccgcaCCCCTAGGCCTCCCAGCCCGTCCCCCGCGGGGCGCACCGGGTGCTTAGCGGCCACGTCATCCTCCACCCGCCGTACGCCCAGATTCACCATGGCGCGGCTGCCGGCCCTGGACAGGACACATCGCGCCCGCCCCTTCTTCCGCCTGCCCCTTCCACCGCCTCTTCCGCCGCGGCCATGGCGGAACCGGCAGGGCCCTTCCATCTGCTCCGAGCCAGGACGGGCCGGTTCCTCTGCTACTGCGGACGCGACGGTGCCGTCTAGTGAGAGCGGGGCGGGGGAAGGAGCAGGTAGCGGGCGGGCACGGGGCCGCGCAGGGGTCGAGCAGCCCTGGCCTGAGCTGCTTCCTCCCACAGTGTGACCGACGCGGTGGAGGTGTGGgccggggagctcggagcctGCCTGGCGCTCGGTTGTGTATGTACCGGCGGGGCACAGGGGGCGGCGGCAGAGCCCGGGGCTGAGACCCGGAGTGCCAgcggggcagggatggatctgGGCCCAGGCTAAGCCGTGTTGGACGcgttctcctcctcctctccctctgcagcGGTGCTCGCCGGAGGAGCACGGCGCGATGCTCAGGTGGGTGCCGCCGCCCTGGGACCTCCCTCGCTACGAGCACCCTCTCGCCCCGTGCTCGCCCCACCCTAGGCCCCACctcccccggggctcccccgcTCTCCCGCTCTCCTCACCCGCGCTCCCCGCAGGGCCGCCCTGGGCCACGGGGGCGCCGCGCTGAGCCTGGGCCCAGGTTCGGCCACGCTACGGCTGCCGGAGGAGCCGCGGTGCCCAGCCTTAGCCCTCGCCCAGCTGCCCGCTGCTGAGGCGCGTAgccagctgcaggcactgatTTTCGGCATGGCCGGCCGCATCGAGAGCCTGGAGAGGCGCCTGGAAGGTCCGTGGTGGGTTTAGAAGATGGGAGGGCTAGCAGCTCCTGCCACCTTCCTGAGATTGTCACCCCCACCTGAAGTGCCCTAGGTGCCCCAGTTCAGCCACAGCAGGAGACGGCTTCACTCAGGTGGTTTCTTCTCACCGGTCCCAGTGGGCCAGCAAAagagctgctccccatccccagctcctgttCGGGCTGGCCTGTTTTCAAAGCTGGCCAAGGTCTGCACCAGACCCCCACAGGCAGAAGAGACCCTGCCTGGGCCCAGAGGACACAGTGGTATGTCTCTGTGTGGAAACACAGTCCTGTCCTCATGGCCACCACCACACCAGCATCCTGAATGTGGGAGTCACCTTACAGATATCTTTGAGGGGTCTGGGAAGAttttggagcagcagcagtttggaTGGAAGTGCTGAGAGGAGAATGGGGCTCAGTTTGGCTGTGGAGGGAGCTTGCTGAGGAGGCTTAAAGTGCTGCATGCGGAATTGGGGGATGTTGTCACAAGCTTTGGCTCCTGTCTCAGTAGCAGTGGAGACATTAGCAtcttcctgcagccctgagaAGAATGCTgtccagagccagcagctcttcctgccAGGtaggcactgccaggggcacctgccctggtcctgcagTCTTTTGTCTTCTCCTCCGTGGAGACTGCTGGTCCTGTATCCATGTGCTCTCCAGGACATTCTGAGTgccctctgctgtggctgctggcagccgCAGAGCAGGGCTTGGTCTGGTGGCTCTCAGGGTGTCTGGGGTGCTCAGGTCAAAGGCTGGGCATTGCCACCCTCAGAAAGAGGGCAGTCTTTGCTGTGCTTCCAGACTGGAGGCTGAGGTGGATCCATGGCTCCTTTTGGGAGAGGAGGCCAAGTTTGGCCCTTTCTTGCACTCTGATGACTGCTggtcctgccaggctgggctcctggAGGCTCTCCCTGGCCCTGGAGGGACTGGCAGGGCTTCCAGAACTCCTGGGTAACCTGTAGTCTGTGTCCTGCTCGTTCCTGACTGAGGCAgaccccagccccaggaagaGTAGGGCTTCCAGCTCAGCTTTGCCAGCCAAAAGGAAGGTGCCCGGGGAATCTCTCATTAACCCTGGTTTCAAAAGgtcagtgctggggctgggtgctgctcaCTGGGCACCCTGTGGGTTCTGCTCTGAAGCAGTAGAGCTCAGGGCTCTGATGTTTCCTCCATCTCCTTCCAGCAAGAAGGTGTCATCTGGAGTGAATTTTGAGGACTCCTGATAGGTGCTGTCCTGTGCCCTGATGACAGCCCTATGGACACCTACATCTGAACAAGGATGTGTCCCTGTTGTTCCAGACTAGCTGAGCTCCTCGACCCAGGAAGACAACAGAGCCAGCTGTACCTGGCAGCCACCCCTCAGCTAGGGTGGTGGCAGGGCCTTTGGAGGGGGACAGATGGAGCAGAGGGGACACCAGCCTGGTgggtttttcccctgcagctcttccctgctggcaggggcCAACTCCTGACCTCACTTACCATGAACTGGTAGAGTTTGGGTGGAGCTTTGATACTGGAATGGAAAGATCACCTGTGCTTTGCTTCTTACCAATAAAGGTATTTTTAGCCAGCTGGTCTCTAGGTGTGTCTGTCCATTCTGCCTCTCCCTTTCTCAGGAAGCCTTGGGCCTGTTTCAGCTGAACCCGGAGGTCTGGGCCTCAGAGAagttcccttccctgccagcttTTTGCAAGTGGGCTGATGGGTGTGTGGTTAGAGCCTGGCGAACCCTACTGGAGAGTTGGAAGGGTAGGCTCCGTCTTGCTGGGCACTGGGAGAATGAAGAGGTCAGTACAAAGCCTTgtgagggaggagctgctgggttggTCACTCCAGACTTACACTGGTCTTGCTTGCAAAGCTTGTATTTATTTCCAGGAACTCTGAAGCTTAGCTTAGCTTTCCCCATTTCACAACCCCCAAGTCTGTTGAGAGCTTCCTAATAGTGAGTTTTGGGGGAAATTGACCTCTGCCCATTGCCTGTGCCATCCCCCCTCCAGCTCTGTTCCTAGGtctctgtggctgtgccaggtcCACTCACCTGGTGCAGGTGTGAGGGCACCCTGTGGTGCTTGCTGTCCGGGTGGGTGGCACAGTGTGCCTATGCaagtggctgcagggcagcttgtcatccccagctctgcccctaccctcacctgggcacagctttgGCACTGGTGGTGCCCGTGGCTGTGCCACCTTGCCCTCATCCTGATGCTCGAGGGGCCACAGAGCTTGTCCTGGTTGTGAAGAAGGGTGGGTGGCACAAGAGGGGCTCAGTGCACTGCAGATTGTTGCCAGCACCTGGGTGCCAGTGGAGGGAATTTGGATGCAAGGGGCACAGCTCTCCTGAgcccctgcaggcagggccagggtgGGCTGACCTCCTGCCTGACCCCAGCCTTGGCCCCACAACCACCAGGGCACGTGTCCGGCTCACTGCGGTGCCCGGACCACGGAACGATAAGCTTGTATAATCTCCTGGCTATTGGGACAGGTGTATTTGAACTCCTTGGTTTCGCTGGCACTGTTGAGGTACCGCCACACGCCCTGCAGGTCCTTGGGGATCCCAAAGCGGCGGTAGTGCTGGCACACGACCTGCAGGCACAAACGGGGGAGACTTGCCGGACACTGTGCCAAGGAGGGCTCTACCACCAGGGCAGGCACCAGTCAGGAAGGGTGGCAGGGTGCCATCCCTAGCACTGCACAATCAAGGACTGGCACTCAGGAGGAGATGCAGAGAGGAATGGGATCTGTGGGAGGGTTCTATGCTGGGCAGGGCTCCTGGGGAGAGGGATGCTGAAGGGCACAGAACTGAGAGAACAACTGGGAAAGGAGCAGGCACTTGCTGTACGCACCAAGAGGAAGGGGAGGGCGTGGGGATGCCAGGGCAAGGAGAAGGGCATGGTGCTGGGATGCCGATGGCTTACCTGAACGATATTGAGCTTGGGCAGCAGGTTGCAGTCGGCCAGTGTGAGGTGGTCTCCATCAAGGAAAAGGCGCTGGGAGGCCTGGAGGCAGGGGTCCTGGGCCAGCTCGTGCTCCAGAGGGGTGGTCAGGTACTCATCCAGCTTCAGCAAGGCCCGCAGCAGGCTCcgctgcagcactgcagggagggtggcCAGGTCATGGTACAGCCCTTTTGCAGGCAAGGgacccctgctctgctgtggcctCTGCCAACCAGCCCCGTGTCCAAGTAGCACCTGTCAGCCTCTTCCCACGTGGCTCAGGCTGGCATATGCCTCTGCCCTCCCACAGAgacctggcacagccacactggCCCGCATAGGGAGAGCAGTGCCTGGACAGACCCGACTGTGGTCTGTGTAGGGGGACTGGGAAAGCTCAGTGTGACCAGGCTAGGCTTTGGGGTGTGGCACACAAGAAGTTGCATAGGGTGCTCCCCCACCCGCTCCTCACCCTCATCCTGGGCAGGTACCGGGTTCTTGATGAAGGCAGAGAATTTGTGGAAAATGTCATTCCCAGCCAGGCTTGACTCTGGGTACTGTGGGACCAGACTGGCGCACCTGTGGGGACATGGGCACAGCTGAGGCAGGTGGCAGAGGCTGACAGGCTCATTTGCTGTCAACCCCCTCATCCTCAGCTTGTCCTGCCCTTTGAGGGTCCACTTCCCCATCTCAAGGCAGCACCAGCAACTGACATGGGGGGGCCCAGCTGGTCCTCCAGGAACTCCTCAATGGTGATGGTGTCAGTCTTGGGCTCGCCATTATAGAGGAGGACGGGCAGCTGGGCACCTGGTGCGAAGTCCTTCAGCACGTCCAGCGCCCTGTGGGAGATGGGTACACCACTGATGCCTGGCATGTCCAGTGTTCTGCAGGCACCATGAGTCTGTGTGTTCATGTTGTGCACGTGTCCCAAGCAAAGAGACTTCTGAGGGGCCTGTGCACAAGGTGGTGCCCTCAGGCCCCTCCTGCCTCAGTATGTGCCCAAGGGAATACCTGCCAACCTCCACCAAGCACCAATGTACCTGGGGAGGTACAAAAAGCTCCATGCATCCCATAGTGCCCACCCTTCACATCCCTTCCCGAAGTGTTGGGGACCTACCAACCACCGCCCCTGCACATGatcctggccccagggctggcaccccTTGGGAGGGGGCCACCACTCACCTCTTCATGTCCACAGTGGTGAGGGTGAAGGGCACCCCTTtgagcagcagcaccatgaAGAGGCGCTGGCAGAAGGGGCAGTGCCCCACACTCTCCCCATCCTCGCTTGCCTGTGGgcacagaaggaaaattcaGCTGCCCTTTCATCCTACCATGGCCCCAGTGGGGGCAGCCCCAGAGGGTATAGGGTGAAGATGATAGAGCAcatgccccagcccagcctagGAAGCTGTGCCGCAGTCCATGGCACTTGCTATGCCAGGCAGGGTGCCAGCTTCTggcccctgcctgctcccagagctTCAGTGCCAcaccccagagcagccacaTGGCACAGCAGGTGCTGGCCCTGGCACTGTCTGGGGACAAGGACCTCCAGACTGCACCAGCCTCACCGTGGCAAGGGCATAAGGGCttgagagcagcaggcagcagggatggctgtggcaggggaagTCCAGCAGTGGAGATGTGCCAGAGGAAAGTGATAGTGATATTGGTGGTCCTGTCAACCCCAGCCACAATCCTAGGtgagccctgtcctgccctgcacagacagaCAAACCGCCCCGGCCAGGCAGTGGCTGGGAAGGGCCTGGTGCAGGCAGAtgctgtggtgctgggctgctggGCCTTGCTTTCAGGGGGGAACTTGGTCCAACTTCCTCAGGTTtcacccccacagcccctgtgcctgcagggcaggaagcagaAAGCAGTGCACCCTGGAGAAGAGCCCAAGCTGGCCGCTGCCTGTCCCCACACCTGCCTGCTGCCCACTGCCTGTTTTCAGCCCCGTTGCCTACCCGGTGCCTGACCTCCTGCCCACCATCTGCCCCCCTCTGGGCACTGCagtgggcaggggcagcccagccaCCCCACCGGAGCACTGCCAGGGTTGGTTGCCCAGGCTACcccctggcctggggcactgaCCTCAGGAACCCCCTCACCTTGATGAAGagctggatttggggtttctCGGCCATGCTGCGTGGTGGCTGCTGGTGCACTGCTGGCTGCACCCTGAGTGCCCTAGCTGAAACCAcggcccctcccagcccacatTCCTCCTCAGGGTGCAACCGCTCCCACCCACGCCTGGCCCCATGGCACAGACTGGACGCGCTGCCATGGGGCCCCACCACCGTGGCTGCTGCCAACCGCAGGCCAGTAAGGGCAGCTGGTGGCATTGCTAGCTGCTGCCACTCCTGCCTGTACCCCCAGCCACTCCACACTGCCTGAATGACAACAAGCACTGGGTACAGACCTGTGTTGTGCCC
Proteins encoded in this window:
- the PAXX gene encoding protein PAXX isoform X1; its protein translation is MAEPAGPFHLLRARTGRFLCYCGRDGAVYVTDAVEVWAGELGACLALGCRCSPEEHGAMLRAALGHGGAALSLGPGSATLRLPEEPRCPALALAQLPAAEARSQLQALIFGMAGRIESLERRLEVAVETLASSCSPEKNAVQSQQLFLPGRHCQGHLPWSCSLLSSPPWRLLVLYPCALQDILSALCCGCWQPQSRAWSGGSQGVWGAQVKGWALPPSERGQSLLCFQTGG
- the PAXX gene encoding protein PAXX isoform X7; protein product: MAEPAGPFHLLRARTGRFLCYCGRDGAVYVTDAVEVWAGELGACLALGCRCSPEEHGAMLRAALGHGGAALSLGPGSATLRLPEEPRCPALALAQLPAAEARSQLQALIFGMAGRIESLERRLEARRCHLE
- the TMEM141 gene encoding transmembrane protein 141 isoform X3; translation: MVNLGVRRVEDDVAAKHPALQQYAACQSHAFMKGIGSFLAGSGAAFAVQKLVRQALPYGPQWSLLLAAGLRSVRGSRCCPHQGAAGTHRSTSAAPAAGSLGSYVVTRAETQKCSNFWIYLETGRSPQELAVIGGVSQPTENLPSAEGRDGAATLVRRNRYGDVVE
- the PAXX gene encoding protein PAXX isoform X5 yields the protein MLRAALGHGGAALSLGPGSATLRLPEEPRCPALALAQLPAAEARSQLQALIFGMAGRIESLERRLEVAVETLASSCSPEKNAVQSQQLFLPGRHCQGHLPWSCSLLSSPPWRLLVLYPCALQDILSALCCGCWQPQSRAWSGGSQGVWGAQVKGWALPPSERGQSLLCFQTGG
- the TMEM141 gene encoding transmembrane protein 141 isoform X1; amino-acid sequence: MVNLGVRRVEDDVAAKHPALQQYAACQSHAFMKGIGSFLAGSGAAFAVQKLVRQALPYGPQWSLLLAAGAAGTHRSTSAAPAAGSLGSYVVTRAETQKCSNFWIYLETGRSPQELAVIGGVSQPTENLPSAEGRDGAATLVRRNRYGDVVE
- the CLIC3 gene encoding chloride intracellular channel protein 3, with protein sequence MAEKPQIQLFIKASEDGESVGHCPFCQRLFMVLLLKGVPFTLTTVDMKRALDVLKDFAPGAQLPVLLYNGEPKTDTITIEEFLEDQLGPPMCASLVPQYPESSLAGNDIFHKFSAFIKNPVPAQDEVLQRSLLRALLKLDEYLTTPLEHELAQDPCLQASQRLFLDGDHLTLADCNLLPKLNIVQVVCQHYRRFGIPKDLQGVWRYLNSASETKEFKYTCPNSQEIIQAYRSVVRAPQ
- the PAXX gene encoding protein PAXX isoform X6; translation: MAEPAGPFHLLRARTGRFLCYCGRDGAVYVTDAVEVWAGELGACLALGCRCSPEEHGAMLRAALGHGGAALSLGPGSATLRLPEEPRCPALALAQLPAAEARSQLQALIFGMAGRIESLERRLEDPSPRKSRASSSALPAKRKVPGESLINPGFKSKKVSSGVNFEDS
- the PAXX gene encoding protein PAXX isoform X4, whose amino-acid sequence is MAEPAGPFHLLRARTGRFLCYCGRDGAVYVTDAVEVWAGELGACLALGCRCSPEEHGAMLRAALGHGGAALSLGPGSATLRLPEEPRCPALALAQLPAAEARSQLQALIFGMAGRIESLERRLEAVETLASSCSPEKNAVQSQQLFLPDPSPRKSRASSSALPAKRKVPGESLINPGFKSKKVSSGVNFEDS
- the PAXX gene encoding protein PAXX isoform X2, which produces MAEPAGPFHLLRARTGRFLCYCGRDGAVYVTDAVEVWAGELGACLALGCRCSPEEHGAMLRAALGHGGAALSLGPGSATLRLPEEPRCPALALAQLPAAEARSQLQALIFGMAGRIESLERRLEAVETLASSCSPEKNAVQSQQLFLPGRHCQGHLPWSCSLLSSPPWRLLVLYPCALQDILSALCCGCWQPQSRAWSGGSQGVWGAQVKGWALPPSERGQSLLCFQTGG
- the TMEM141 gene encoding transmembrane protein 141 isoform X2, with the protein product MVNLGVRRVEDDVAAKHPALQQYAACQSHAFMKGIGSFLAGSGAAFAVQKLVRQALPYGPQWSLLLAAAAGSLGSYVVTRAETQKCSNFWIYLETGRSPQELAVIGGVSQPTENLPSAEGRDGAATLVRRNRYGDVVE
- the PAXX gene encoding protein PAXX isoform X3, with translation MAEPAGPFHLLRARTGRFLCYCGRDGAVYVTDAVEVWAGELGACLALGCRCSPEEHGAMLRAALGHGGAALSLGPGSATLRLPEEPRCPALALAQLPAAEARSQLQALIFGMAGRIESLERRLEVAVETLASSCSPEKNAVQSQQLFLPDPSPRKSRASSSALPAKRKVPGESLINPGFKSKKVSSGVNFEDS